One Nocardia sp. BMG111209 DNA segment encodes these proteins:
- a CDS encoding NADP-dependent oxidoreductase, giving the protein MRAITQNTYGGPDVLRTADLPMPVPAADEVLLRVAATAVNPADWKVRAGSVRRLGAPPFTLGLDVAGTVVEIGSAVTGFAAGDEVFALMLSRRGAYAEYVTVPAANLAVVPAGLDLRQAAALPAAALTAWQAPTELRAGQRVLIHAAAGGVGHLAVQIAKLRGAYVIGTARAGNHDFLRELGADELIDYRAVDFTTAVRDVDVVLDLIGGDYGTRSLAVLRPDGRYIDAQGSDAEDDPRYRRFYVTPSGADLAEIGALAAAGRLRVRIERVMSLADVAEAHTLSESGRVRGKIVLIPWTD; this is encoded by the coding sequence ATGCGAGCGATCACCCAGAACACCTACGGCGGCCCGGACGTACTGCGCACCGCCGACCTGCCGATGCCCGTGCCGGCGGCCGACGAGGTCCTGCTGCGGGTCGCCGCGACCGCGGTGAATCCGGCCGACTGGAAGGTGCGCGCCGGGAGCGTGCGCCGGCTCGGCGCGCCGCCGTTCACCCTCGGCCTGGACGTGGCGGGCACCGTCGTCGAGATCGGTTCGGCGGTCACCGGATTCGCGGCGGGCGACGAGGTCTTCGCGCTGATGCTGAGCCGCCGCGGCGCCTATGCCGAATACGTGACGGTACCCGCCGCGAACCTCGCCGTCGTCCCGGCGGGCCTGGACCTCCGACAGGCCGCGGCGCTGCCGGCCGCCGCGCTGACCGCCTGGCAGGCCCCGACGGAACTGCGTGCGGGACAACGGGTCCTGATCCACGCCGCGGCCGGCGGGGTCGGGCATCTCGCGGTACAGATCGCGAAACTGCGAGGCGCGTACGTGATCGGCACCGCGCGGGCCGGCAATCACGATTTCCTGCGCGAACTCGGCGCCGACGAGCTGATCGACTACCGCGCGGTCGATTTCACCACCGCGGTGCGCGATGTCGATGTGGTGCTGGATCTGATCGGCGGCGACTACGGCACGCGATCGCTCGCGGTACTGCGCCCGGACGGCCGGTACATCGACGCGCAGGGCTCCGACGCCGAGGACGACCCGCGGTACCGGCGCTTCTACGTCACCCCCTCCGGCGCGGACCTGGCCGAGATCGGAGCGCTGGCGGCCGCGGGCCGGTTGCGGGTACGGATCGAACGGGTGATGTCGCTGGCCGACGTGGCCGAGGCGCACACGCTCAGCGAGTCCGGGCGGGTCCGCGGCAAGATCGTGCTGATTCCCTGGACCGATTGA
- a CDS encoding serine/threonine-protein kinase, protein MTRCEQPGCTGIVEDGYCNVCGLAPDPAASAGPGATGLPGAVGSSAPGSGAVRSDPSGTVRSGASGTVRSGASGTVTGRVRRGSSRSRSNRSERSGRGRLGAGLVTIAPVPYRDPSTAIMTDPQVPEQDRFCSQCGKPVGRSREDRPGRPEGFCPHCGTGFSFTPKLDPGELVAGQYEVLGCLAHGGLGWIYLARDRNVNDRWVVLKGLLDSGDADAMAAAVAERQFLATVEHPNIVKIYNFVQHPDPRSGEQVGYIVMEYIGGASLKELRSARNAEGRLEPLPAAQGLAYTLEILPALGYLHSRDLLYCDFKPDNVIQSEEQLKLIDLGAVRHRADLDSVGFKTDGYCAPELELEGASVESDLFTVGRTLAVLTFAFDYRKTHRYDLPPAADVPVLQQHPSLDRLLRRATAADPDERFGTAAEMAEQLTGVLREVVAAEEGTPRPALSAMFGPERAVFGADPADWPAALDPAAVAQALPIPLVDPADPAARWLSSLGGDPDRLVTLLEAAPIPSYEVELALARARVAAGDFAAAAVGLDDLEDHEQADWRIGWYRGLSALAGGDIDSARTAFDAVYDLLPGEAAPKLALAAATECAGDADAAGALYELVWRTDHGYPSAAFGLARTRLAGDDFDGAIAAVESVPESSSQYLAARLTAVRIRVRAATEPHLVAAGQLLTELDLDPERKAHLDIQVLHAARELATGGAAGGPVLGCPLDDRALRAALEQRYRTLARLASDRLARRALVNRANDVRPLSWV, encoded by the coding sequence ATGACACGTTGTGAGCAGCCGGGGTGCACCGGCATCGTCGAGGATGGTTACTGCAACGTCTGCGGGCTGGCGCCCGATCCCGCGGCGAGCGCGGGGCCCGGCGCCACGGGACTGCCGGGCGCGGTGGGGAGTTCGGCGCCGGGTTCCGGCGCGGTCCGCAGTGACCCCTCCGGCACCGTGCGAAGTGGCGCCTCCGGCACCGTACGCAGTGGCGCCTCCGGCACCGTGACCGGCCGGGTGCGCCGCGGCTCCAGCCGATCCCGGTCCAATCGCAGCGAGCGGTCCGGACGTGGCCGGCTCGGGGCGGGGCTGGTGACCATCGCCCCGGTGCCCTATCGCGATCCGTCGACGGCGATCATGACCGATCCGCAAGTGCCCGAGCAGGATCGGTTCTGCAGTCAGTGCGGCAAGCCGGTGGGCCGCAGCCGCGAGGACCGGCCAGGCCGGCCCGAGGGCTTCTGCCCGCACTGCGGGACCGGATTCTCCTTCACCCCGAAACTCGATCCGGGCGAACTGGTCGCGGGCCAGTACGAGGTGCTGGGCTGCCTCGCGCACGGCGGCCTGGGCTGGATCTACCTCGCGCGGGACCGGAACGTCAACGACCGCTGGGTGGTCCTCAAGGGCCTGCTCGATTCCGGCGACGCCGACGCCATGGCGGCGGCGGTGGCCGAGCGGCAGTTCCTGGCCACCGTCGAACATCCCAACATCGTCAAGATCTACAACTTCGTCCAGCATCCCGACCCGCGCAGCGGCGAACAGGTCGGGTACATCGTGATGGAGTACATCGGCGGCGCGTCGCTGAAGGAGTTGCGCTCCGCGCGCAATGCCGAGGGCCGGCTCGAGCCGCTGCCCGCGGCGCAGGGCCTGGCGTACACGCTGGAGATCCTGCCCGCCCTGGGCTATCTGCACTCGCGGGACCTGCTCTACTGTGACTTCAAGCCGGACAACGTGATCCAGTCCGAGGAGCAGCTCAAGCTGATCGACCTCGGCGCGGTGCGGCACCGGGCGGATCTCGACAGCGTCGGCTTCAAGACCGACGGTTACTGCGCGCCGGAGCTGGAGCTCGAGGGCGCCTCGGTCGAATCGGATCTGTTCACCGTCGGCCGCACGCTCGCGGTGCTGACCTTCGCCTTCGACTACCGCAAGACCCATCGGTACGATCTGCCGCCGGCCGCGGATGTCCCGGTGCTGCAACAACATCCGTCGCTGGACCGGCTGCTGCGCCGGGCCACGGCGGCCGATCCGGACGAGCGGTTCGGCACCGCGGCGGAGATGGCCGAACAGCTCACCGGCGTGCTGCGGGAGGTGGTGGCGGCCGAGGAGGGCACACCGCGGCCGGCGCTGTCGGCGATGTTCGGCCCCGAACGCGCGGTCTTCGGCGCGGATCCGGCGGACTGGCCCGCAGCGCTGGATCCGGCCGCGGTCGCGCAGGCCCTGCCGATCCCGCTCGTCGATCCGGCGGATCCGGCCGCCCGCTGGCTGTCCAGCCTCGGCGGCGATCCGGATCGGCTGGTGACCCTGCTGGAGGCGGCCCCGATCCCGTCCTACGAGGTCGAACTGGCGCTGGCCCGGGCCCGCGTCGCCGCCGGTGACTTCGCGGCCGCCGCCGTCGGTCTCGACGATCTGGAGGACCACGAGCAAGCGGACTGGCGGATCGGCTGGTATCGCGGCCTGTCGGCGCTGGCCGGCGGCGATATCGATTCGGCCCGAACGGCTTTCGACGCGGTCTACGATCTGCTGCCCGGCGAGGCCGCGCCGAAGCTGGCGCTGGCCGCCGCCACCGAATGCGCCGGTGACGCGGATGCCGCGGGCGCCCTGTACGAGCTGGTGTGGCGCACCGACCACGGCTATCCGAGCGCCGCGTTCGGTCTGGCCCGGACCCGGCTCGCGGGCGACGACTTCGACGGCGCGATCGCCGCGGTCGAATCGGTGCCGGAGAGTTCCAGCCAGTACCTCGCCGCCCGGCTGACCGCCGTGCGCATCCGGGTGCGGGCCGCCACCGAACCACATCTCGTGGCCGCCGGGCAGTTGCTCACCGAACTCGACCTCGATCCGGAACGCAAGGCGCACTTGGATATCCAGGTTCTCCACGCGGCCCGGGAGCTGGCGACCGGCGGCGCGGCCGGGGGCCCGGTACTGGGCTGCCCGCTCGACGATCGCGCCCTGCGCGCGGCGCTCGAACAGCGTTATCGGACCCTGGCCCGGCTGGCGTCCGATCGGCTCGCCCGGCGCGCACTGGTCAACCGCGCCAACGATGTTCGCCCGCTGAGCTGGGTGTGA
- a CDS encoding cytosine permease, protein MTPAMTMTSGERSAAEAPLTLTTEPPRSLTFGDQTAFWANLGVTLIGFTAALYVLHPTGHPQLPLAGALLATAVGTVIGAAMVAAAGAVGERTGAPAMANFRGLFGTRLSYLPTIANIVQCVGWGVYELTVIAGGVQALTHHRLPHVPVIIAAGGLCTVMAIWPLRVLRLLRKYVTVAVAVAMLYFTVQLLHRPLPVVPDTSWSGFFPAVDTALAVAVSFVPLAADYTRHARSVGAASGATLLGFSVAQTWCYLLGIIALIQVGGDGDRIFDTFLGVSAGWLFFAVLVLRESDQSFANVYSTAMSIQNLLPRVDRRILAAAVGVLATVLALGVHDFTGFANFLLLIGSVFVPLAAVLVVDFFLGRGRAAGGGHGWDLSERAPARPMMLVPWVLGFVVYQLCNPGSVDGWARWWGHAQDALGMHPGWWSSASLLSFLTAALVTAIIVLVERRRARPAAA, encoded by the coding sequence ATGACACCCGCTATGACGATGACCAGCGGCGAGCGCTCGGCCGCCGAAGCGCCGCTCACCTTGACCACCGAACCGCCCCGCAGCCTGACGTTCGGCGACCAGACCGCGTTCTGGGCCAACCTCGGGGTGACCCTGATCGGTTTCACCGCGGCGCTCTATGTCCTGCACCCCACCGGGCATCCGCAGTTGCCGCTGGCCGGCGCGCTGCTGGCCACCGCGGTCGGCACCGTGATCGGTGCCGCGATGGTGGCCGCGGCCGGCGCGGTGGGCGAGCGCACCGGAGCGCCCGCGATGGCGAACTTCCGTGGCCTGTTCGGTACCCGGCTGTCCTATCTGCCGACGATCGCCAACATCGTGCAGTGCGTCGGCTGGGGTGTGTACGAACTGACGGTGATCGCCGGTGGCGTGCAGGCGCTGACCCATCACCGGCTGCCGCACGTGCCCGTGATCATCGCCGCCGGCGGATTGTGCACGGTGATGGCGATCTGGCCGCTGCGGGTGCTGCGCCTGCTGCGCAAGTACGTGACGGTCGCGGTGGCCGTGGCGATGCTGTATTTCACCGTGCAGTTGCTGCACCGGCCGTTGCCCGTGGTGCCGGACACCTCGTGGAGCGGATTCTTCCCCGCGGTGGACACCGCGCTGGCGGTGGCGGTGTCGTTCGTCCCGCTGGCGGCCGACTACACCCGGCACGCGCGGTCCGTGGGCGCCGCCTCGGGGGCCACGCTGCTCGGCTTCTCGGTCGCACAGACCTGGTGTTATCTGCTGGGCATCATCGCGCTGATCCAGGTCGGTGGCGACGGGGACCGCATCTTCGACACCTTCCTCGGGGTGAGCGCGGGCTGGTTGTTCTTCGCGGTGCTGGTGCTGCGCGAATCCGATCAGTCGTTCGCGAACGTGTACTCCACGGCGATGTCGATCCAGAACCTGTTGCCGCGGGTGGATCGCCGCATCCTCGCCGCCGCGGTCGGCGTGCTGGCCACGGTGCTCGCGCTGGGAGTGCACGATTTCACCGGCTTCGCCAACTTCCTGCTGCTGATCGGCTCGGTGTTCGTGCCGCTGGCCGCCGTGCTGGTGGTCGACTTCTTCCTGGGCCGGGGACGGGCCGCGGGCGGCGGGCACGGCTGGGATCTGTCCGAACGCGCTCCGGCGCGGCCGATGATGCTGGTGCCGTGGGTGCTGGGATTCGTGGTCTACCAACTCTGCAATCCCGGTTCGGTGGACGGCTGGGCCCGCTGGTGGGGGCACGCGCAGGACGCGCTCGGCATGCATCCCGGCTGGTGGTCCTCGGCCTCGCTGCTGTCGTTCCTGACCGCGGCGCTGGTCACCGCGATCATCGTGCTGGTCGAACGCCGCCGGGCCCGGCCGGCCGCCGCCTGA
- a CDS encoding helix-turn-helix domain-containing protein, with protein MDTVSFRPDTDDAVVHAALDGWADSADLVDSYLRRCPARDILAVLADKWVLLVLGVLRVEGGPVRFNELRRRLDGITQKMLTQTLRTLERDGLIRRSVYPTVPPRVEYTLTALGADLGRLTHALGAWSLRHMDEIHSARAEFDERRAAAPQPL; from the coding sequence ATGGATACTGTCAGTTTCCGGCCCGACACCGACGACGCGGTGGTGCACGCCGCCCTGGACGGCTGGGCAGACTCCGCCGACCTGGTCGACAGCTACCTGCGCCGCTGTCCCGCCCGCGACATCCTGGCCGTACTGGCCGACAAATGGGTGCTGCTCGTGCTGGGGGTGCTGCGGGTCGAGGGCGGGCCGGTGCGGTTCAACGAATTGCGCCGCCGGCTCGACGGCATCACCCAGAAGATGCTCACCCAGACCCTGCGCACGCTGGAACGCGACGGCCTGATCCGGCGGTCGGTCTATCCGACCGTGCCGCCGCGGGTGGAGTACACGCTCACCGCACTCGGCGCCGATCTCGGCCGGCTCACCCACGCCCTCGGCGCCTGGTCGCTGCGGCACATGGACGAGATCCACAGTGCCCGAGCGGAGTTCGACGAGCGCCGGGCGGCCGCACCGCAACCTCTCTGA
- a CDS encoding CdaR family transcriptional regulator — protein MTGRTRHDIHALSRQLVGHFATHLAPCATLPGDATHGDITAVTRICLELTVDMMSGAEPDGKVERLQRAAAEWAREGIPIDTVHHAVHEGFTLAFDLLLAQTDPHERPRDTARLMLRIIDTITPAVALAYVREHQAAAAEHHTAVHTLVSALLAGHPTSTMARVAGIEIAPAYLVVAMSIPAHRDESHPRVDGKVVARRKLRRLQSELADRCGGRALSLLSVDGGTVLIPREPGETTTDEPEVAPGELDPLIDRLSHASGVSVTATVIPAAAERIPEAADQAHELLDTVLRLGRSPGIYRLADLVLEYQVTRPGPGLDRLGTLLDPLDDYPDLMETLRCHLDNGLSRQRTARQLHVHANTVDYRLKRINELTGLDPSRDTGLWYLRAALIARTYRDCAGGLPALRSGGFTAS, from the coding sequence ATGACCGGACGCACACGCCACGATATCCACGCCCTGTCCAGGCAACTCGTCGGCCATTTCGCCACCCACCTGGCGCCGTGCGCCACCCTGCCCGGCGACGCGACCCACGGTGACATCACCGCGGTCACCCGGATCTGCCTGGAACTGACCGTCGACATGATGTCCGGCGCGGAGCCCGACGGCAAGGTGGAGCGACTGCAGCGCGCCGCCGCCGAATGGGCCCGCGAGGGCATCCCGATCGACACCGTGCACCACGCCGTGCACGAGGGCTTCACGCTGGCCTTCGATCTGCTGCTGGCACAGACGGATCCGCACGAACGCCCGCGCGACACGGCCCGGCTGATGCTCCGGATCATCGACACCATCACGCCCGCCGTCGCACTGGCCTACGTGCGCGAACACCAGGCCGCGGCGGCCGAGCACCACACCGCCGTGCACACCCTGGTATCGGCACTGCTGGCCGGCCATCCCACCTCGACCATGGCCCGGGTCGCCGGCATCGAGATCGCCCCGGCCTATCTCGTGGTGGCGATGAGCATTCCGGCGCATCGCGACGAATCGCATCCGCGGGTCGACGGCAAGGTCGTGGCCCGGCGCAAGCTCCGGCGCTTGCAGTCGGAACTGGCGGACCGGTGCGGCGGACGCGCGCTGTCGCTGTTGTCCGTCGACGGTGGCACCGTGCTGATTCCGCGCGAGCCGGGCGAGACCACCACCGACGAACCGGAGGTCGCCCCGGGCGAACTCGACCCGCTGATCGACCGGTTGTCACACGCCTCAGGCGTTTCCGTCACCGCCACCGTGATACCCGCTGCCGCCGAACGGATTCCGGAGGCGGCCGACCAGGCGCACGAACTGCTCGACACCGTGTTGCGGCTGGGCCGGTCGCCGGGCATCTACCGGCTCGCCGATCTGGTGCTGGAATATCAGGTGACCCGGCCCGGTCCCGGCCTGGACCGGCTGGGCACACTCCTGGATCCGCTCGACGACTATCCGGATCTGATGGAGACGCTGCGCTGCCATCTCGACAACGGCCTGTCCCGGCAGCGGACCGCCCGGCAGTTGCACGTACACGCCAACACCGTCGACTACCGGCTCAAGCGCATCAACGAGCTGACGGGCCTGGATCCCAGCCGCGACACCGGTCTCTGGTATCTGCGCGCGGCCCTGATCGCCCGCACCTACCGCGACTGCGCGGGTGGTCTGCCCGCCCTGCGCTCCGGCGGATTCACCGCCTCCTGA
- a CDS encoding glycosyltransferase 87 family protein, whose translation MVSVTTSSRPTAATRRFPRIVWALPALLVAFCVWWLLHPSGPLTPIKREYIDLQVYRLGVQAMWHGADMYGSLPKTTMGISLPFIYPPFAALALSPFAMLPWHAAATAFFVVTVLALAVTLYLCARRIWSGGVELALLVTACALPLGLLLEPIHSTLDFGQVNLLLMVLVAIDCLAGRTTGEDPAARSKWPRGVLVGLAAAIKLTPAAFVLYFLVRRDYRAAATAAITGAVATALAYAVLPRESTRYWFGGMGNVSGLSGSAFRTNQSIQGVLSRLQVPRPEFTALWLLLSVVLLALVVPAMRRAADNPPLALAFNAVFTLLASPISWSHHWVWVAPALLAGVGAASRVPLRQALAWYAILLATAVVFVIGPQNWEPGEENRELSWTPWQHVVGDTYVWLSVVLVVLYLVTTGTRKPAAVPA comes from the coding sequence ATGGTTAGCGTCACTACCTCCAGTCGACCGACGGCCGCGACCCGCCGCTTCCCGCGGATTGTGTGGGCGCTACCGGCGTTGCTGGTCGCGTTCTGCGTCTGGTGGCTGCTGCACCCCAGCGGGCCGTTGACGCCGATCAAGCGCGAATACATCGACCTTCAGGTCTATCGCCTCGGTGTTCAGGCCATGTGGCACGGCGCCGACATGTACGGCAGCCTGCCGAAGACGACGATGGGCATCAGCCTGCCGTTCATCTACCCGCCGTTCGCCGCGCTGGCGCTGAGTCCGTTCGCGATGCTGCCCTGGCATGCCGCGGCGACCGCGTTCTTCGTGGTGACCGTGCTGGCGCTGGCCGTGACCCTCTACCTGTGCGCCCGCCGGATCTGGTCCGGCGGAGTCGAACTCGCCCTCCTGGTCACCGCGTGCGCGCTGCCCCTGGGCCTGCTGCTCGAGCCGATTCATTCGACGCTGGACTTCGGTCAGGTGAATCTGCTGCTCATGGTGCTGGTCGCGATCGACTGCCTGGCCGGGCGGACCACCGGCGAGGATCCGGCCGCGCGCTCGAAGTGGCCGCGCGGCGTACTGGTCGGACTGGCCGCCGCGATCAAGCTGACCCCGGCCGCGTTCGTGCTGTATTTCCTGGTGCGCCGCGACTATCGGGCCGCGGCCACGGCCGCGATCACCGGCGCGGTCGCCACCGCACTGGCCTACGCCGTGCTGCCACGCGAATCCACCCGATACTGGTTCGGCGGCATGGGCAACGTGTCCGGCCTGAGCGGGTCCGCCTTCCGCACCAATCAATCCATCCAGGGCGTGCTGTCGCGGCTGCAGGTGCCGCGCCCGGAATTCACCGCACTCTGGCTGCTGCTCAGCGTGGTCCTGCTGGCGCTGGTGGTGCCGGCGATGCGGCGGGCCGCGGACAATCCGCCGCTGGCGCTGGCCTTCAACGCGGTGTTCACCCTGCTGGCCTCCCCGATCTCGTGGTCGCACCACTGGGTGTGGGTCGCGCCCGCGCTGCTGGCCGGGGTGGGCGCCGCGAGCCGGGTGCCACTGCGGCAGGCCCTGGCCTGGTACGCGATCCTGCTGGCCACCGCCGTGGTGTTCGTGATCGGCCCGCAGAACTGGGAGCCCGGCGAGGAGAACCGCGAGTTGTCCTGGACGCCGTGGCAACACGTCGTCGGCGACACCTACGTCTGGCTGAGCGTGGTGCTGGTGGTGCTGTATCTGGTCACCACCGGCACCCGCAAGCCGGCCGCGGTTCCCGCCTGA
- a CDS encoding amino acid permease, producing MFRVKSVEQSIRDTDDPEAKLRRELSAWDLTIFGVAVVVGAGIFTLTARTAGTVAGPSVSLAFVLAAIACALAALCYAEFASTLPVAGSAYTFSYATFGEIVAWIIGWDLLLEFALGTSVVAKGWSQYLGELSGSRSPIVHLGSVSFDWGAVLLVSVLGVLLALGTKLSSRVSAVAVAIKLAIIAMVVVVGLRYFSGSNLSPYVPPSQPGNAGGGLRQSLFSWLTGAGNSSFGWYGLLAAASMVFFAFIGFDVVATTAEETRNPQRDVPRGILGSLAIVTVLYVAVSLVLTGMVPYTALSGENATLATAFALHGADWAKNVISVGALAGLTTVVMVLFLGQTRVMFAMARDGLIPRTLAHTGTRGTPVRITVLVGVVCAVLAGFVDFGTLAEMVNIGTLFAFALVSIGVVVLRRTRPDLPRGFRVPWVPVVPALAVLACLWLMLNLSVETWLRFVVWMAVGLVLYFGYGIRHARLGAAGDAEVRDPRSPQP from the coding sequence ATGTTCCGTGTCAAATCCGTCGAACAGTCCATCCGGGACACCGACGATCCCGAGGCGAAACTGCGCCGGGAGCTGTCCGCCTGGGATCTGACCATCTTCGGTGTGGCCGTGGTGGTCGGCGCCGGCATCTTCACCCTCACCGCGCGCACCGCCGGGACCGTGGCCGGGCCGTCGGTCTCGCTGGCGTTCGTGCTCGCGGCGATCGCCTGTGCGCTGGCTGCCCTGTGCTACGCCGAATTCGCCTCGACGCTACCGGTGGCCGGCAGCGCCTACACCTTCTCCTACGCCACCTTCGGCGAGATCGTCGCGTGGATCATCGGCTGGGATCTGTTGCTCGAATTCGCCCTGGGCACTTCGGTTGTCGCCAAGGGCTGGTCGCAGTACCTGGGTGAGCTGAGCGGAAGTCGCAGTCCGATCGTGCATCTGGGTTCGGTCAGCTTCGATTGGGGTGCGGTGCTGCTGGTTTCGGTGCTGGGGGTGTTGCTGGCGCTGGGGACCAAACTGTCGTCGCGGGTTTCGGCGGTGGCGGTCGCGATCAAACTGGCGATCATCGCGATGGTGGTGGTCGTCGGGCTGCGGTACTTCTCGGGATCGAATCTGTCGCCGTACGTTCCGCCGTCGCAGCCGGGCAATGCCGGTGGCGGCCTGCGGCAGTCGCTGTTCTCCTGGCTGACCGGCGCGGGCAACAGCAGTTTCGGCTGGTACGGACTGCTCGCGGCGGCGAGCATGGTGTTCTTCGCGTTCATCGGATTCGACGTGGTCGCCACCACCGCGGAGGAGACCCGCAACCCGCAACGCGACGTGCCGCGCGGCATCCTCGGCTCGCTGGCGATCGTGACGGTGCTGTACGTGGCGGTCTCGCTGGTGCTGACCGGTATGGTCCCCTACACCGCGCTGTCGGGTGAGAACGCCACCCTCGCCACCGCATTCGCGTTGCACGGGGCCGACTGGGCGAAGAACGTCATCTCCGTCGGCGCGCTCGCCGGGCTGACCACGGTGGTGATGGTGCTGTTCCTGGGGCAGACCCGGGTGATGTTCGCGATGGCCCGCGACGGATTGATCCCACGTACGTTGGCGCACACCGGAACTCGCGGCACCCCGGTGCGGATCACGGTGCTCGTCGGGGTGGTGTGCGCGGTACTGGCCGGATTCGTCGACTTCGGCACGCTCGCGGAGATGGTGAACATCGGCACGCTGTTCGCCTTCGCCCTGGTGTCGATCGGTGTGGTGGTGCTGCGGCGGACCCGGCCCGATCTGCCGCGCGGATTCCGGGTGCCGTGGGTGCCGGTGGTCCCGGCCCTCGCGGTGCTGGCCTGCCTGTGGCTGATGCTGAACCTGTCGGTGGAGACCTGGCTGCGGTTCGTGGTCTGGATGGCGGTGGGCCTGGTGCTGTATTTCGGCTACGGCATCCGGCATGCCAGGCTCGGGGCGGCCGGCGACGCCGAGGTCAGAGATCCGCGCTCGCCACAGCCGTGA
- a CDS encoding TetR/AcrR family transcriptional regulator: MSSTTDEPTGPLPRGRHRLSRDEVRSSQYHRLCTAALIAVGELGYAATTVADIVSRAQVARRTFYALFSGKDECFAAAYDFGVETGLRTLQATIAAAGEMSFPARVRLSFEVWLAALAAQPAAARALYVETLVAGGPLVEHRARVHRMFATYMIDIARCGVDSGDLTSEPDPQLIDMLLGGIDDRVRACLHEQGAEQLPELSSLFTRTALALCAGAHG, encoded by the coding sequence ATGAGTTCTACGACCGACGAGCCGACCGGTCCGCTACCGCGGGGCCGGCATCGACTCAGCCGGGACGAGGTCCGGTCCTCGCAATATCACCGGTTGTGCACCGCGGCGCTGATCGCCGTGGGGGAACTCGGATACGCCGCCACCACCGTGGCCGATATCGTCAGCCGCGCCCAGGTGGCCCGGCGCACCTTCTACGCCCTGTTCAGCGGTAAGGACGAATGCTTCGCCGCGGCATACGATTTCGGCGTGGAGACCGGGTTGCGGACCTTGCAGGCGACCATCGCGGCCGCGGGTGAGATGAGTTTCCCGGCCCGCGTGCGGTTGTCGTTCGAGGTCTGGCTGGCGGCGCTGGCCGCACAACCGGCCGCCGCCCGCGCGCTGTACGTGGAGACCCTGGTTGCCGGCGGTCCGCTGGTGGAGCACCGCGCGCGGGTGCACCGGATGTTCGCCACCTACATGATCGATATCGCCCGCTGCGGGGTGGACAGCGGCGATCTGACCTCCGAACCGGATCCGCAGCTGATCGATATGCTGCTCGGCGGCATCGACGATCGGGTCCGCGCCTGCCTGCACGAGCAGGGCGCCGAACAACTGCCCGAGCTGAGTTCGCTGTTCACCAGGACCGCGCTGGCGCTGTGCGCCGGCGCGCACGGCTGA
- a CDS encoding TMEM175 family protein — MDRSRTEAFSDGVFAVAITLLVLNLHAPEGDLREGLLHMWPSYLAYVVSFLNIGIMWMNHHAVFRHVVRVDRALQLANLVLLLVIVAVPFPTDLLGRQLAHELHGGDTATVTFVYSLVMIAMAAGFSLVWWYAVLRPGVIDATLSRKWLRRANFRFSVGAVGYLIGAALSLREPLLSLILFGLLSLYYAFEHLPEPRADERSAGDTPSNFPAGS, encoded by the coding sequence ATGGATCGTAGCCGCACCGAAGCGTTCAGCGACGGCGTGTTCGCCGTCGCCATCACGCTGCTCGTGTTGAATCTGCATGCGCCCGAAGGCGATCTGCGCGAGGGGCTGCTGCACATGTGGCCGTCCTACCTGGCCTACGTGGTGAGCTTCCTCAACATCGGCATCATGTGGATGAATCACCACGCCGTGTTCCGCCACGTCGTCCGGGTCGATCGGGCACTGCAACTGGCCAATCTGGTGCTGCTCCTGGTCATCGTCGCGGTGCCGTTCCCCACCGATTTGCTCGGTCGGCAGCTGGCCCACGAGTTGCACGGCGGCGACACCGCGACGGTGACCTTCGTCTACAGCCTGGTCATGATCGCGATGGCGGCGGGTTTCAGCCTGGTCTGGTGGTACGCGGTGTTGCGGCCGGGCGTGATCGATGCCACGTTGAGCCGGAAGTGGTTGCGGCGGGCCAACTTCCGTTTCAGCGTCGGCGCCGTGGGCTATCTGATCGGCGCCGCGCTCTCGCTGCGGGAACCACTGCTGTCGCTGATCCTGTTCGGCCTGCTGTCGCTCTACTACGCCTTCGAACATCTGCCGGAACCCCGCGCCGACGAGCGGTCCGCAGGCGACACACCCTCGAATTTCCCGGCCGGATCCTGA